The following proteins are encoded in a genomic region of Brachyspira pilosicoli:
- a CDS encoding peptide ABC transporter substrate-binding protein, with amino-acid sequence MKHFTLLLLSVLMLVSISCGGNKTDEGAIYINVGPEPKTIDPALNSTVDGSIYIQHAFEGLATRDKENKIIPGVAESWDISEDGLTYTFHIRENAKWSDGKKITAEDFVYSWQRAVDPITASEYAYQFEPVLNAMDINSGKKPVEDLGIKAIDENTLEVTLNAPTAYFLELAAFPTFYPVRKDIIEENKDNWTLSPDTYIGNGPFTLVERRTDDRLVMVKNTNYWNSQNIIPEKLVFILMQNGTAAVAGIKEGSIHFANNPPLQDIETLQNEGLMHISPYLGTYYYCINITNSVLKDVRVRKALTLAIDRNYLVEQVTRAGQLPASAWVPNGVSDVNGEFRKVGGDYYSVKPDDYQKNVEEAKKLLAEAGYENGNNFPVIEFKSNSGEHIQIFEAVQQMWKENLNIDSTIAQEEWATFQDTRQNKNYMIARHGWIADYNDPMSFLGVFLSYSVQNNGGYSNKNYDDKLKLAMSTIDQDVRMKAMHEAEDILMNDMGLIPLYFYTDPIMISKKLSGVIFDPLGAHKFYYAQLAK; translated from the coding sequence ATGAAACATTTTACTCTATTACTCTTATCTGTTTTGATGCTCGTATCAATTTCTTGCGGCGGCAATAAAACAGATGAAGGAGCAATATATATTAATGTAGGTCCGGAACCAAAAACTATAGACCCGGCATTAAACTCTACAGTAGACGGAAGTATATATATTCAGCATGCTTTTGAAGGTTTAGCTACTAGAGATAAAGAAAATAAAATAATACCTGGCGTTGCAGAAAGTTGGGATATAAGTGAAGATGGTTTAACCTATACATTTCATATAAGAGAAAATGCTAAATGGTCTGACGGTAAAAAAATTACAGCTGAAGACTTTGTTTATTCTTGGCAGAGAGCCGTTGATCCAATTACAGCTTCAGAATATGCTTATCAGTTTGAGCCTGTATTAAATGCTATGGATATCAATTCTGGTAAAAAACCTGTTGAAGATTTAGGAATTAAAGCTATAGATGAAAACACTCTCGAAGTAACATTAAATGCTCCTACTGCTTATTTCTTAGAGCTTGCTGCTTTTCCTACATTTTACCCTGTAAGAAAAGATATAATAGAGGAAAATAAAGATAATTGGACTCTTTCACCAGATACATATATAGGAAATGGTCCTTTTACTTTGGTAGAAAGAAGAACAGATGACAGACTTGTAATGGTAAAAAATACTAATTATTGGAATAGTCAAAATATTATACCAGAAAAATTGGTATTTATACTTATGCAAAACGGTACAGCTGCTGTGGCTGGTATAAAAGAGGGTTCTATACATTTTGCAAACAATCCTCCGCTTCAAGATATAGAAACATTACAAAACGAAGGTTTAATGCATATATCACCATATTTAGGTACATATTACTATTGTATTAATATTACAAATAGTGTATTGAAAGATGTTAGAGTAAGAAAGGCTTTAACTTTAGCAATAGATAGAAATTATTTAGTAGAGCAGGTTACAAGAGCAGGACAGCTTCCAGCAAGTGCTTGGGTGCCTAATGGTGTTAGTGATGTTAATGGAGAGTTTAGAAAGGTTGGCGGAGATTATTATAGTGTAAAGCCAGATGATTATCAAAAAAATGTAGAAGAGGCTAAGAAACTCCTTGCTGAGGCTGGATATGAAAACGGAAATAATTTTCCTGTAATAGAGTTTAAATCTAACTCTGGTGAACATATACAAATATTTGAAGCAGTACAGCAGATGTGGAAAGAGAATTTAAATATAGATTCTACTATAGCTCAAGAAGAATGGGCTACTTTCCAAGATACTAGACAAAATAAAAACTATATGATTGCTCGCCATGGTTGGATAGCTGATTATAATGACCCTATGAGTTTCCTTGGGGTATTTTTAAGCTATAGTGTACAAAACAATGGCGGTTATTCTAATAAAAATTATGACGATAAATTAAAACTTGCTATGTCTACTATAGACCAAGATGTAAGAATGAAAGCTATGCATGAGGCAGAAGATATACTTATGAATGATATGGGGTTAATCCCTCTTTATTTCTATACTGACCCTATAATGATTAGCAAAAAATTATCTGGCGTTATATTTGACCCTCTTGGTGCTCACAAGTTTTATTATGCTCAATTAGCTAAATAA
- the aroB gene encoding 3-dehydroquinate synthase yields the protein MNKVNININNDAKINYDILVSSGLIKESGKLVKEVLRGKRALIVTDDIVDKLYTEIVKKSLEKENIITSVCVLENGETNKNIESIYNIYSAFAKNELSRKDIVIALGGGVIGDMAGYAAATWMRGIDFVQIPTTLLACVDSSVGGKTGINIKEGKNLVGAFHSPKLVIMDSDVLNTLPKREFNAGMAEVIKHAFLFDKKLLEYLENNNSFDMDFILKRNCELKGHIVEIDYKEKKERMFLNFGHTIGHSVENAAGYGVLLHGEAVAIGVIFAIEYGIKKGITKNKSLFERAKNIFDKFSLPTAIPNNINLKDAIKLDKKRSNDEINFVFLEDIEKPLINKISINDILESL from the coding sequence ATGAATAAAGTTAATATAAATATAAATAACGATGCAAAAATAAATTATGATATTTTAGTGAGCAGCGGACTTATAAAAGAAAGTGGTAAATTGGTAAAAGAAGTTCTTAGAGGAAAAAGGGCTTTAATAGTTACTGATGACATAGTTGATAAACTCTATACTGAAATAGTGAAAAAAAGTTTAGAGAAAGAAAATATTATCACTTCTGTATGTGTGCTTGAAAATGGAGAGACTAACAAAAATATAGAGAGCATTTATAATATATATTCAGCTTTTGCAAAAAATGAGTTAAGCAGAAAAGATATAGTAATAGCATTAGGAGGCGGTGTTATAGGTGATATGGCTGGGTATGCTGCTGCTACTTGGATGAGGGGAATTGATTTTGTTCAGATACCTACAACACTTCTTGCATGCGTTGATTCTTCTGTGGGCGGAAAGACTGGCATTAACATTAAAGAAGGTAAAAATTTAGTTGGCGCTTTTCATAGCCCTAAACTTGTTATAATGGATAGTGATGTTTTAAATACGCTTCCAAAGAGAGAGTTTAATGCGGGTATGGCTGAAGTTATTAAGCATGCATTTTTGTTTGATAAAAAACTTTTAGAATATTTAGAAAATAATAATAGTTTTGATATGGATTTTATTCTTAAGAGAAACTGCGAATTGAAAGGGCATATAGTAGAGATTGATTATAAAGAAAAAAAAGAGAGAATGTTTTTAAACTTTGGTCATACTATTGGGCATAGTGTAGAAAATGCTGCTGGTTATGGTGTTTTGCTTCATGGTGAGGCCGTTGCTATAGGTGTGATTTTTGCTATAGAGTATGGAATAAAAAAAGGCATTACTAAAAATAAAAGTTTATTTGAGAGAGCAAAAAATATATTTGATAAATTTTCTCTCCCAACTGCAATACCAAACAACATTAACTTAAAAGATGCAATTAAATTAGATAAAAAAAGAAGTAATGATGAAATTAATTTTGTGTTCTTAGAAGATATAGAAAAGCCTTTAATAAATAAAATAAGCATTAATGATATATTAGAGTCTTTATAA
- a CDS encoding DUF3800 domain-containing protein produces MEFELYLDESGNTHADWFNNDQPYFIYGGWLINSKKKDQIRKYISRHKIRKNNIAELKSKILKNDNNYKEFIFIFHQMINVYKAIPFFGIVNKKFLIASKIIDTFFDPNYNKSLNSSILYSKLYSPTELKKELASYILLNDNDNILYDFSNLIKSKECTNTDNIIFIKEKLIKLFRSELSSISDSISSIDDKGLMEIQDEFDDNGTIKFLNSIMTPTINSIFSYVSKYLYSDNESDPDLSIYYDKLYGYDELFNYIKSIWNIGKHSKIKVDKNTDIEWGFKKLNNFEAIDSKNEILIQLADLLCGYVSITYSKIINNIVDENVKEFAKFIVMNLKLYIHLNEDIITFNKLLNVVGFNSKNHLDINNISKKFNFFLKK; encoded by the coding sequence ATGGAATTTGAATTGTATTTAGATGAATCGGGTAATACACATGCTGACTGGTTTAATAACGATCAGCCTTATTTTATTTATGGAGGTTGGTTAATAAATTCAAAAAAAAAAGATCAAATAAGAAAATATATAAGTAGACATAAAATAAGAAAAAATAATATTGCAGAATTAAAATCAAAAATTTTGAAAAATGATAATAACTATAAAGAATTTATTTTTATTTTTCATCAAATGATTAATGTATATAAAGCTATACCTTTTTTTGGTATTGTAAATAAAAAGTTTTTGATAGCATCTAAAATAATAGACACTTTTTTTGATCCTAATTATAATAAATCATTAAATAGTTCTATTCTATATTCCAAATTATATTCTCCTACAGAATTAAAAAAAGAGTTAGCTTCATATATATTATTAAATGATAATGACAATATTCTTTATGATTTTTCTAATCTCATAAAAAGTAAAGAATGTACGAATACTGATAATATTATTTTTATAAAAGAAAAATTAATAAAATTATTTCGTTCAGAATTAAGTTCTATTTCAGATTCTATATCAAGCATAGATGACAAAGGATTGATGGAAATACAAGATGAATTTGATGATAATGGGACTATAAAATTTTTAAATAGTATAATGACACCTACAATAAATTCAATATTTTCATATGTTAGTAAATATTTGTATTCTGATAATGAGTCAGACCCTGACTTATCTATTTATTATGATAAACTCTATGGATATGATGAACTATTTAATTATATAAAAAGTATATGGAATATAGGAAAACATTCTAAAATAAAAGTAGATAAAAATACAGATATTGAATGGGGATTTAAAAAGTTAAATAATTTTGAAGCTATAGATTCAAAAAATGAAATATTGATTCAGCTTGCAGATTTGTTATGTGGTTATGTATCTATAACTTATTCAAAAATTATAAATAATATCGTAGATGAAAATGTTAAAGAGTTTGCAAAATTTATTGTAATGAACCTTAAACTTTATATTCATTTAAATGAAGATATAATAACTTTTAATAAGTTGTTAAATGTTGTAGGATTTAATTCCAAAAATCATTTAGATATTAATAATATATCTAAAAAATTTAATTTTTTTTTAAAGAAATAA
- a CDS encoding PqqD family peptide modification chaperone gives MKDNRFSLDNFLKEEDKHNFVLYVPEIIHTNWKVNDNGKVLLIFDVNNPITKIAAWLLKKKPNKDIEFDELCTSAWLNIDGERCIFEIAKIQKQNSNDNFKDSLIRLIKFMHYIQGRRWIRYKKVKAKEDVDISK, from the coding sequence ATGAAAGATAATAGATTTTCATTAGACAATTTCTTAAAAGAAGAAGATAAGCATAATTTTGTATTGTATGTTCCAGAGATTATACACACTAATTGGAAAGTAAATGATAATGGAAAAGTGCTTTTAATATTTGATGTTAATAACCCCATTACAAAAATAGCAGCTTGGCTTTTAAAAAAGAAACCCAATAAAGATATAGAATTCGATGAACTATGCACATCCGCTTGGCTTAATATAGATGGAGAGAGATGCATATTTGAAATAGCTAAAATACAGAAACAAAACTCTAATGATAATTTTAAAGATTCTCTTATAAGATTAATCAAGTTTATGCATTACATACAAGGCAGAAGGTGGATAAGATACAAAAAAGTAAAAGCAAAAGAAGACGTTGATATATCTAAATAA
- a CDS encoding OPT family oligopeptide transporter translates to MSIKEEARKLSKNAYGGIKGEDYVPFIPATTVMPEMTGYSIILGVILAIVFAAANTYLGLKVGLTISAGIPGAILATGVFKALFKRNNILEANFAASLTAVGESIAGGIIFILPALILFGMGLSIFTVIIVTIIGGFMGCFFITPVRKYLIVEEHGSLVYPEAMAQAEVLVIGSEGGKGFKYMITGIIAGVGYKLLSGGFGFWKESATYIIKPYEKTMLGVDTLASLLGVGFIIGLETSSLMFAGGIVAWLGLIPIIKYFGSLINTPIFPSTTLISEMSAQEVWGSYIRYIGAGAVAMGGFISLAKSLPTIIDSFKKSIAGMGEKGANDNHDRINQDAPIIWLITAAIFGFLATWLVPIIGGGILGGILAVVFCFFFAVVSARMVGVIGASNNPVSGMTIATLLIVATAFKLTGNIGEEGIRMSLVVCGVVCVSTATAGGVAQSLKSTFIIGGSPKNIQIGMFIALCVSSVGAAATVILMQTAYGIGSEAVPAPQATLMKLIVEGIMTAQLPWTLVIIGASIAVFCALAKLPILPVALGLYLPITLTTTIFIGGIVRKLVEMKFKDKEEEKTEAVEKGILLASGLVAGDAITGIFIGVMAALNIAINFGSKIVPQSNAITFIIFILFAAWIYKYSVSKDKK, encoded by the coding sequence ATGTCTATTAAAGAAGAGGCTAGAAAGCTATCAAAAAATGCTTATGGAGGAATAAAGGGTGAAGATTATGTGCCTTTTATACCTGCTACTACTGTGATGCCAGAGATGACAGGGTACTCTATAATACTTGGTGTTATATTGGCTATAGTTTTTGCAGCTGCTAACACTTATTTAGGATTGAAAGTAGGTCTTACAATATCTGCTGGTATACCTGGTGCTATACTTGCTACTGGTGTGTTTAAAGCTTTGTTTAAAAGAAATAACATATTAGAAGCTAACTTTGCAGCATCACTTACTGCAGTTGGTGAATCTATTGCGGGCGGTATAATATTTATTTTGCCTGCTTTAATATTGTTTGGTATGGGGCTTTCAATATTTACCGTAATAATTGTTACTATTATCGGCGGATTTATGGGTTGTTTTTTCATTACACCTGTAAGAAAATATTTGATAGTAGAAGAGCATGGTTCTTTGGTTTATCCTGAAGCTATGGCTCAGGCTGAAGTGTTGGTAATAGGTTCTGAGGGCGGTAAAGGTTTTAAGTATATGATTACTGGTATTATTGCTGGTGTTGGATACAAACTTTTATCTGGCGGATTTGGTTTTTGGAAAGAGAGTGCTACTTATATAATTAAGCCTTATGAAAAAACTATGCTTGGAGTTGATACTTTAGCTTCACTTCTTGGAGTTGGTTTTATTATTGGACTTGAAACTTCATCATTAATGTTTGCAGGCGGTATAGTAGCTTGGCTTGGTCTTATACCTATCATTAAATATTTTGGAAGTTTAATTAATACTCCAATATTTCCTTCTACTACTTTGATATCAGAAATGTCTGCTCAGGAAGTTTGGGGAAGTTATATAAGATATATTGGTGCTGGTGCTGTTGCTATGGGAGGTTTTATTTCTTTAGCTAAATCTCTTCCTACAATTATAGATTCTTTCAAAAAATCTATAGCTGGTATGGGTGAGAAGGGTGCTAATGATAATCATGACAGAATCAATCAAGATGCTCCTATAATATGGCTTATTACTGCTGCTATATTTGGCTTTTTAGCTACTTGGCTTGTTCCTATAATTGGAGGAGGAATATTAGGCGGTATATTGGCTGTAGTATTTTGTTTCTTCTTTGCTGTTGTATCTGCAAGAATGGTTGGAGTTATTGGTGCAAGTAACAACCCTGTTTCTGGTATGACTATTGCTACTCTTTTAATTGTTGCTACTGCTTTCAAATTAACAGGCAATATCGGTGAAGAGGGTATTAGAATGTCGCTTGTTGTTTGCGGTGTTGTATGTGTATCTACTGCTACTGCAGGTGGTGTTGCTCAATCTTTGAAATCTACTTTTATAATTGGCGGTTCTCCTAAGAATATACAAATTGGTATGTTTATAGCTCTTTGTGTATCTTCTGTTGGTGCTGCTGCTACTGTTATACTTATGCAAACTGCTTATGGTATAGGCAGTGAGGCTGTTCCTGCTCCTCAGGCTACTTTGATGAAACTTATAGTTGAAGGTATTATGACTGCTCAGTTGCCTTGGACTTTGGTTATAATTGGAGCTTCTATTGCAGTATTTTGTGCTTTGGCTAAACTTCCTATACTTCCTGTGGCTTTAGGTTTATATTTGCCTATTACTTTAACTACTACTATATTTATTGGCGGTATAGTAAGAAAATTAGTTGAAATGAAGTTTAAAGATAAAGAAGAAGAAAAAACAGAGGCTGTTGAAAAAGGAATATTGCTTGCTTCTGGTTTAGTTGCAGGTGATGCTATAACTGGTATATTTATAGGTGTTATGGCTGCTTTGAATATTGCTATTAACTTTGGTTCTAAAATTGTTCCTCAAAGCAATGCTATTACATTTATAATATTTATACTATTTGCTGCTTGGATTTATAAGTACTCTGTAAGCAAGGATAAGAAATAA
- a CDS encoding aminoacyl-histidine dipeptidase — MDLNAFNSMESKEVFKWFNEINKIPRESGHEKEISDFLVKFAKDRNLEVYQDSAMNVIIKKKGTSGYENKPAVIIQGHVDMVCEKTKDSKHDFRKDPIEMIVEGDILRANNTTLGGDDGIAIAMGMALLDSKDLPHPPIELLATTAEETGMDGAIAITGEHIDGKTMINIDGEEEGIFLVSCAGGMNTLTDFDIKKEKAEGKALKIEVSGLKGGHSGIEIIKQRANAIKLLGRLLYAVRDDVVISHIEGGAKHNAIAKHADAIVVTKDINKVKKTLEEVAKNIKNEYRVEDPDMVINVSEASDVKESFTKELSDNVINFMMLVPDGVAYMSKDIEGLVQTSCNNGVLKEEDGKLRFTISVRSSVESSSKEIALKIESAANMTKASFQMSNGYPAWEYDANSKVKDIALNVYKKVTGKDAKIEAIHAGLECGILKKPLPDVDMISIGPDIKDVHTPAEHLSISSVDRMWRFLKELVISIA, encoded by the coding sequence ATGGATTTAAATGCTTTTAATTCAATGGAATCAAAAGAAGTATTCAAATGGTTTAATGAGATAAATAAAATCCCAAGAGAATCAGGACATGAAAAAGAGATTAGTGATTTTTTGGTAAAGTTTGCTAAAGATAGAAATTTGGAAGTATATCAAGATAGTGCTATGAATGTAATTATAAAGAAAAAAGGTACAAGCGGTTATGAGAATAAGCCTGCAGTAATAATACAAGGCCATGTTGATATGGTGTGCGAGAAAACAAAAGACTCTAAGCATGATTTTAGAAAAGATCCTATAGAGATGATAGTAGAGGGTGATATATTAAGAGCTAATAATACAACACTTGGAGGCGATGACGGTATTGCTATAGCTATGGGTATGGCATTGCTTGATTCTAAAGATTTGCCTCACCCTCCTATAGAATTACTAGCTACTACAGCAGAAGAAACTGGTATGGACGGAGCTATTGCTATTACTGGTGAGCATATAGACGGTAAAACTATGATTAATATAGACGGAGAAGAAGAGGGAATATTTTTGGTAAGCTGTGCTGGCGGAATGAACACTTTAACAGATTTTGATATTAAAAAAGAAAAAGCAGAAGGAAAAGCTTTAAAAATAGAAGTATCAGGACTTAAAGGAGGACATTCTGGAATAGAGATTATAAAACAAAGAGCTAATGCTATAAAATTGCTTGGAAGATTATTGTATGCTGTGAGAGATGATGTTGTTATATCACATATAGAGGGCGGTGCTAAGCATAATGCTATAGCAAAACATGCAGATGCTATTGTAGTTACTAAAGATATCAATAAAGTAAAAAAGACTTTAGAAGAAGTTGCTAAAAACATAAAAAATGAATATAGAGTAGAAGACCCTGATATGGTTATAAATGTTTCAGAAGCTTCAGATGTTAAAGAGAGCTTTACTAAGGAATTGAGCGATAATGTTATTAACTTTATGATGCTTGTACCAGATGGTGTTGCTTATATGAGTAAAGATATAGAAGGTTTAGTTCAGACTAGCTGTAACAATGGTGTATTAAAAGAAGAAGATGGAAAATTAAGATTTACTATATCAGTAAGAAGTTCTGTAGAAAGCTCATCAAAAGAGATAGCTTTAAAGATAGAATCTGCTGCTAATATGACAAAAGCTTCTTTCCAAATGTCTAATGGTTATCCTGCTTGGGAATATGATGCTAATTCAAAAGTAAAAGATATAGCATTGAATGTTTATAAGAAGGTTACAGGAAAAGATGCAAAAATAGAGGCTATACATGCAGGATTAGAATGCGGAATACTTAAAAAGCCTTTACCTGATGTTGATATGATAAGCATAGGTCCAGATATTAAAGATGTACATACACCTGCTGAACATTTGAGTATATCTTCTGTTGATAGAATGTGGAGATTCTTGAAAGAGCTTGTTATAAGTATTGCTTAA
- a CDS encoding class II fructose-bisphosphate aldolase has protein sequence MVKFADLGLVNSRDLFKKAINGGYAIPAFNFNNMEQLQAIVQACVETKSPVIIQVSSGARKYANQTLLRYMAQGAVEYAKELGVNVPIVLHLDHGDSLELCKSCIEYGFSSVMIDGSHYDYNKNVEITRSVVEYAHKYDVTVEGELGVLAGVEDDVVAEHHTYTQPEEVEDFVKKTGVDSLAISIGTSHGAYKFKPGQNPQIRLDILKEIEKKIPGFPIVLHGSSSVPQEYVKIINENGGKLDDAIGIPEEQLREASKSAVCKINIDSDSRLAMTAAIRKVFHDDPKEFDPRKYLGPARDEMKKLYIHKIMNVLGSNGKI, from the coding sequence ATGGTTAAATTTGCCGACTTAGGTCTTGTAAACAGCAGAGACCTCTTTAAAAAAGCTATTAACGGCGGTTATGCTATTCCAGCATTTAACTTTAATAATATGGAACAACTTCAGGCTATAGTACAGGCTTGTGTAGAAACTAAAAGCCCTGTTATTATTCAAGTATCTTCTGGTGCAAGAAAATATGCTAATCAAACATTATTAAGATATATGGCTCAAGGAGCTGTGGAATATGCTAAAGAATTAGGTGTTAATGTACCTATAGTGTTACACCTTGACCATGGTGATAGCTTAGAACTTTGTAAAAGCTGTATTGAATATGGTTTTTCTTCTGTTATGATAGACGGAAGCCATTATGATTACAACAAAAACGTAGAAATTACTAGAAGCGTTGTTGAGTATGCTCATAAATATGATGTTACTGTTGAAGGAGAATTGGGCGTACTTGCTGGTGTAGAAGATGATGTTGTTGCTGAACATCATACTTATACTCAGCCTGAAGAAGTAGAAGATTTCGTTAAAAAAACAGGTGTTGATTCACTTGCTATATCTATTGGTACTAGTCATGGTGCTTATAAATTCAAACCAGGTCAAAACCCTCAAATAAGATTAGACATTCTTAAAGAAATTGAGAAAAAAATTCCAGGATTTCCTATCGTACTTCATGGTTCTTCAAGCGTACCTCAAGAATATGTTAAAATAATTAATGAAAATGGCGGTAAACTTGATGATGCTATAGGTATTCCTGAAGAGCAATTAAGAGAAGCTTCTAAGAGTGCAGTTTGTAAAATCAATATAGACAGCGATTCAAGACTTGCTATGACTGCTGCTATTAGAAAAGTATTCCATGATGACCCTAAAGAATTTGACCCTCGTAAATATTTAGGACCTGCTCGTGATGAAATGAAAAAACTTTATATTCATAAAATAATGAATGTATTAGGTTCAAATGGTAAAATATAA
- a CDS encoding S-adenosyl-l-methionine hydroxide adenosyltransferase family protein has translation MKKIIISILTIFFAISCANQNNINNKSPLAIQTDFGRKDNAVASMYGVALSVDKDLKVYDLTHEIPAYNIWEAALRLDQTARYWPEGTVFVSVVDPGVGTDRKSVVMKTKNNYYFVTPDNGTLTFVAESLGVEEVREIDEAKNRLTNSQESYTFHGRDVYVYTGAKLASKQITFEEVGQSLGTNITKIEYQKAKYENGVFYANIPVLDIQYGNVWSSLPRKLMLDNGINMGDTLNIKIYNYTELVWTGDVKLVNTFGDVPENENMAYFNSELNFSVAVNMGNFSERYKVYSGPNWSMEITKK, from the coding sequence ATGAAAAAAATTATTATATCAATATTAACAATATTTTTTGCAATCTCTTGCGCTAATCAAAACAATATTAATAATAAATCACCTCTTGCAATTCAAACAGACTTTGGAAGAAAGGACAATGCTGTAGCAAGTATGTATGGTGTTGCTCTTAGTGTAGATAAAGATTTAAAAGTTTATGACCTTACACATGAAATACCTGCATACAATATATGGGAGGCTGCTTTAAGACTTGACCAAACTGCAAGGTATTGGCCTGAAGGTACTGTATTTGTTAGTGTGGTAGACCCTGGTGTTGGTACTGATAGAAAATCAGTTGTGATGAAGACTAAAAATAATTATTACTTTGTTACTCCAGATAATGGTACTTTAACTTTTGTTGCAGAGTCTTTAGGTGTAGAAGAAGTAAGAGAAATTGATGAGGCTAAAAATAGACTCACAAACTCACAGGAATCATACACTTTCCATGGAAGAGACGTTTATGTTTATACTGGGGCTAAACTTGCTTCTAAGCAAATTACTTTTGAAGAGGTTGGTCAATCTTTAGGAACTAATATAACAAAAATTGAATATCAAAAAGCTAAATATGAGAATGGAGTTTTTTATGCTAATATACCTGTACTTGATATTCAATATGGCAATGTATGGTCATCACTTCCTCGTAAATTAATGCTTGATAATGGAATTAATATGGGCGATACTCTCAATATAAAAATATATAATTATACTGAGCTTGTATGGACTGGTGATGTTAAGCTTGTAAATACTTTCGGTGATGTACCTGAAAACGAAAATATGGCTTATTTTAATTCTGAGCTTAATTTTTCTGTAGCTGTTAATATGGGTAATTTCTCTGAAAGATATAAAGTATACAGCGGACCTAATTGGAGTATGGAAATTACAAAAAAATAA
- a CDS encoding uracil-DNA glycosylase has protein sequence MEIQNAEIKNEELKKLYQTITKCMKCEALCNSRKNVVFGRGDEKPDIVFVGEAPGADEDRLGFPFVGRAGKLLDKWIEKLNISNYYIMNALKCRPPENRDPLLEEKDNCRAFFTKQLEILNPKIICALGRHGFSNLVDFDLKTPFGKVRNNIHYYNNIPVIATYHPAYILRNQKEEIKVIEDLEFMIRELEKLK, from the coding sequence ATGGAAATACAAAATGCAGAAATAAAAAATGAAGAGTTAAAAAAATTATATCAAACTATAACTAAATGCATGAAATGCGAAGCTTTATGCAATAGCCGTAAAAATGTTGTATTTGGAAGGGGTGACGAAAAACCTGATATAGTATTTGTAGGAGAAGCTCCTGGTGCTGATGAGGATAGATTAGGTTTTCCATTTGTAGGGAGAGCTGGTAAATTATTAGATAAGTGGATTGAGAAGCTAAACATTTCTAACTACTATATTATGAATGCTTTAAAATGCCGTCCGCCTGAAAACAGAGACCCGCTTTTAGAAGAAAAAGATAATTGCAGAGCGTTCTTTACAAAACAACTTGAAATATTGAACCCTAAAATTATATGTGCATTGGGTAGACATGGATTTTCTAACCTTGTAGATTTTGATTTGAAAACTCCTTTTGGGAAGGTTAGAAACAATATTCATTATTATAATAACATACCTGTAATTGCAACATATCACCCTGCATATATATTAAGAAATCAAAAAGAAGAAATAAAAGTAATAGAAGATTTAGAGTTTATGATAAGGGAATTAGAAAAATTAAAATAA